A stretch of DNA from Paenibacillus sp. FSL W8-0186:
ACACCGGATTGACCCAATAGCGGTGCTTGCCGAGCGAATAGCGCGGCTCCTCGTCGGCGCGCAGGGATTCCGCCTGTTTGCTTTTGCGGACGGACAGCCACTGCAGCAGCGTGCCCACGACTGCGATCAAGCCGAGGATGACGGACAAGGAAGCCCCCCGCCCAAAAGCGGACGGCCCAAAACCTATAATCTCCTCATAAATCAGTGTGCTTAATACGCTAATGTTGACCGGTGTCCCTAGAAAAGCGGGAATTCCGAAGTTATCCAAGGAGGCGAGGAAGACGAGCAGCCCGCCTGCCGTAACGCCCGGCAATGCCAGAGGCATGGTGATCCGGGCAAAGGTCTTCCATCTCCCGGCGCCGCCCGTGCTCGCGGCCCATTCCAAATCCCGGGGGATTTTTCTCAGCACGTTGACCGTAAATAAATACACGAGCGGAAAATGATGAATACCCATGACAAATATAATGCCGCCTACGCTATACATGCTCAAAGGCTTGGCCCCCGGACTGAACCACTGCAGCAGAACAGCCATCCACCCCTGCGGGCTCATAAAAGACGACCAAGATAATGTCAGAACATAGGAGGGCAGCACGAAGCAAAGCAGCATCAGGAGATGCAGCCATTTTTTATGTGATAAGTCGGTGTAGGCCATCAGCCATGCCGCAGTCATGCCCAGGATGACAGACAGCAAGGTTGAACCGGTGACGATCACAAAGGTATGCCTCATCGTTCTCCAGAAACGTTCTTGCTGCAGCAGCTCCGCATAATAATTAAGGGAGAAGCCCTGCTCTCCCTGTATACTAAGCAGCACAAGCTTAACGATCGGCAAAACAAAGAAGAAGAATGTCGCGATAATTCCCGCAGCAGCGGCCATGTTTCGGCTCGATGAGGCAGCGCCGGGAAGAGAAAAGGGGAAGCCCCTCTTCTCCCTGCCTGCCCTCAGCTCTGCGCCGGGAGTATTGATTTCCGTCATAAGCTGCATGCCACCTTTTATTAGTTACCGAATAGTTCCGTAAATTTCTTCTTATCGGCTTCACGCTCCTGGGTCAGCGTGTTCAGATCACCGGAGAGAATCTTAATATCAGCGATTCCCTTTAAGCCTTCCGGCGGTGCGACACCTTCGCGAATCGGTGTGTATCCAATCTCCACAGACAGCTTCTGGCCTTCCTCAGACAGGACGAAATCGACAAAAGCTTGCGCTGCTTCCTGATTATCCGTGCCCTTCATGATTGCAATCGGCTCCGTAATGATCGGGACCCCTTCAGACGGATAGCTCAAATCGATCGGGGAGCCCTTCGCTTTCTCGCGGACGACCATATAGTCAACGACCATGCCGTAGGATTTCTCCCCGCTGGCAACCGCTTTTAATACGGCTCCATTTCCTTTAATGACCGAGATGTTGTTGTCTTTCAGCACCTGGAGGTAATCCCAGCCAAAACCTTCCGTCCGTGAAAATACGCCGATGTTATAGGCAGCAGCACCGGAATAGAGCGGGCTCGGCATAATCGCGGCATCCTTGCTGTCCGCGGAGGCGAGTGCCTGCCAGGATGTCGGCAAAGCAGGCACCTTATCGGTATTGGCTGCTAGAATTGTGGCGATGACTTTCGTTCCGGTATACATGCCGTCTGGGTCTACGAGCTCATCAGCGATATGCTCCGCCTCCGGCGACTTGTAGGACAACAGCAAATCTTCCTGCTTCAATCCTTCAAACGTAACGGCATCCGCTAGCAGCAGGACATCAGCCTGCACGCTGCCCGCCTGCTTCTCCGCCTGGATTTTGGCGGTAACTTCCTCCGTTCCTGAACGGAAGGTCTCCACTTTGACGTCAGGATATTTCTTGTTGAACGCTTGAACCAGCTGTGCGGCATCCTCTTCCGGCTGGGAGGTATAGAATGTGAGCTGTCCCGCGATCCCGGCAGGCGCTGCTCCTTCAGACTGAGACTGCTCTGATCCTGCTGCAGGGGTGCCTGCGTTCCCATTAGCAGCCGGTTTGGCCGGCGAACCGCAGGCGCTGAAT
This window harbors:
- a CDS encoding iron ABC transporter permease is translated as MTEINTPGAELRAGREKRGFPFSLPGAASSSRNMAAAAGIIATFFFFVLPIVKLVLLSIQGEQGFSLNYYAELLQQERFWRTMRHTFVIVTGSTLLSVILGMTAAWLMAYTDLSHKKWLHLLMLLCFVLPSYVLTLSWSSFMSPQGWMAVLLQWFSPGAKPLSMYSVGGIIFVMGIHHFPLVYLFTVNVLRKIPRDLEWAASTGGAGRWKTFARITMPLALPGVTAGGLLVFLASLDNFGIPAFLGTPVNISVLSTLIYEEIIGFGPSAFGRGASLSVILGLIAVVGTLLQWLSVRKSKQAESLRADEEPRYSLGKHRYWVNPVLWGGLMFITIIPLFSMITLSLKKSYGGKGISNLTLDNYRYILLDNPSTWKSILNSLMLSMTTLIVCLIIGTLFAYFRVRRPSKINRLAELAISVPYTLPGIVFALSMILVWMEPIPGWNPGIYGTTTILFIAYVCRFLILQIRAGVTAFAQVDASMEEAARISGAGAWRRWRKILLPLLLPGLLSGALLVFLTALTELTVSALLYSSGSQTIGVAIFGFEQAGNTLYSTALSSLIVFLIFAGTGLLGLLQKFTFRKGVHHDYSIETGE
- a CDS encoding ABC transporter substrate-binding protein, whose amino-acid sequence is MYINQERLFTFKKTSVIAVMAAAMMIFSACGSPAKPAANGNAGTPAAGSEQSQSEGAAPAGIAGQLTFYTSQPEEDAAQLVQAFNKKYPDVKVETFRSGTEEVTAKIQAEKQAGSVQADVLLLADAVTFEGLKQEDLLLSYKSPEAEHIADELVDPDGMYTGTKVIATILAANTDKVPALPTSWQALASADSKDAAIMPSPLYSGAAAYNIGVFSRTEGFGWDYLQVLKDNNISVIKGNGAVLKAVASGEKSYGMVVDYMVVREKAKGSPIDLSYPSEGVPIITEPIAIMKGTDNQEAAQAFVDFVLSEEGQKLSVEIGYTPIREGVAPPEGLKGIADIKILSGDLNTLTQEREADKKKFTELFGN